A genomic window from Salvelinus namaycush isolate Seneca chromosome 5, SaNama_1.0, whole genome shotgun sequence includes:
- the LOC120047058 gene encoding protocadherin gamma-A8-like: protein MSAGEALNSAVWGLRWQVRVSILLVCVLSAVNGQIRYSVPEEMRKGLFVGDVAKDLGLDVKRLISGRARLVIDGNNQYVELNQNKGHLVVKERIDREKLCGQKSPCSFSLEMILESPLELYSITIEIEDINDNAPVFSKKDIHLEIGESSPIGTVFLLDGAADPDVGMNSLQSYTVKPTDHFVLKQHSRADGSKYAEMVLQSGLDREKQSEHSLILTAVDGGDPQRSGNVKIHITVLDANDNAPVFTESLYKVTVVENALRSTVVAQVSAIDADQGYNGNVTYSFTHMEEGTPPLFHIDPHTGEIKITGDLDYETVQNYEMNLQAKDPWGLTGASKLVIEILDVNDNSPIITMTSFSGKIPEDSIPGTVVALISVHDVDAGQNGQVRLRIDEKLPFKIKTSLRNYYTLVTEKSLDREKVSRYNITLTATDEGLPPLSSMKTVVLDISDVNDNAPAFSQNVYSTHVVENNSPGVSVLAIRATDPDRGQNSRISYYLIDSELNGNPMSTYFSINSEKGVIHSVRSLDYEQVKEFKILIKAQDGGSPPLSSNTTVLIYVQDQNDNAPQVLYPVQTSSSLVAEMVPRSADVGYLVTKVVAVDVDSGQNAWLSYKLQKATDRALFEVGLQNGEIRTIRQVNDKDVVKQRLTVVVEDNGQPARSATVNVNVAVADSFPEVLSEFTDFTHEKEYNDNLTFYLVLALAVVSFLFITCLVVIISVKIYRWRQSRILYHSNLPVIPYYPPRYADTLGTGTLQHVYNYEVCRTTDSRKSDCQFARPCSQNVLIMDPSSTGTMQRMQNEKNILDEPGSPLEAYFMRKYGYPT from the exons ATGAGCGCTGGGGAGGCTTTGAATAGCGCAGTCTGGGGTTTGAGATGGCAAGTGCGAGTCTCCATTTTGCTTGTCTGCGTACTGAGTGCGGTGAATGGACAAATTCGATATTCTGTACCAGAGGAAATGAGAAAGGGCTTGTTTGTCGGAGATGTGGCGAAAGACCTGGGTTTGGACGTGAAGAGGCTGATTTCAGGCCGGGCGCGGTTAGTTATAGACGGCAATAACCAGTATGTAGAGTTGAATCAGAACAAAGGACATCTGGTTGTTAAGGAAAGGATTGACAGGGAGAAATTATGCGGTCAGAAATCTCCGTGTAGCTTCAGTTTGGAAATGATTCTTGAAAGCCCACTTGAATTATATTCGATTACCATCGAAATTGAAGACATAAACGACAACGCACCTGTGTTTTCAAAAAAGGACATTCATCTGGAAATTGGGGAGTCTTCGCCAATAGGGACTGTTTTCTTATTAGACGGAGCCGCTGACCCTGACGTGGGTATGAACTCACTGCAAAGCTACACAGTTAAACCAACCGATCATTTTGTGCTCAAGCAACACAGTAGAGCTGATGGAAGTAAATACGCAGAAATGGTGTTGCAGTCGGGACTTGACCGTGAAAAACAGAGCGAACACTCCCTGATATTAACTGCAGTCGATGGCGGGGACCCACAGAGGTCTGGAAACGTTAAGATACATATTACTGTTCTGGATGCAAATGACAATGCGCCTGTGTTCACAGAGTCTTTGTACAAAGTCACTGTTGTAGAAAACGCGTTGCGAAGCACAGTTGTAGCCCAAGTAAGTGCCATCGATGCAGACCAAGGGTATAATGGAAATGTGACGTATTCATTTACGCATATGGAGGAGGGTACACCACCTTTGTTCCATATAGATCCACATACTGGGGAGATAAAGATCACTGGTGACCTAGATTACGAAACTGTTCAAAATTACGAAATGAACCTTCAAGCTAAAGATCCGTGGGGTCTAACGGGCGCGAGTAAGCTAGTCATTGAGATTCTAGACGTTAATGACAATAGTCCGATCataaccatgacatcattttctggtaaAATCCCAGAGGATAGTATTCCTGGCACAGTTGTGGCATTGATAAGTGTCCATGATGTAGATGCTGGGCAAAATGGACAGGTGCGTTTAAGAATCGACGAAAAGCTCCCATTTAAGATAAAGACCTCTCTTAGGAACTACTACACGTTGGTAACTGAGAAGAGCTTAGACCGAGAGAAGGTGTCTCGCTACAACATCACCCTCACTGCCACTGATGAAGGTTTGCCGCCGTTATCAAGCATGAAAACTGTTGTTTTAGACATCAGTGACGTTAATGATAACGCACCGGCCTTTAGTCAAAACGTGTATAGCACGCACGTCGTGGAAAACAATTCTCCCGGCGTTTCTGTGCTTGCGATCCGAGCAACGGATCCGGACAGGGGCCAAAACTCACGCATCTCTTATTATCTAATTGACAGTGAGCTAAACggaaacccaatgtccacctacTTTTCAATTAACTCAGAGAAAGGTGTCATTCACTCAGTGCGTTCACTTGACTATGAGCAGGTTAAAGAGTTCAAAATACTAATCAAAGCGCAAGATGGAGGCTCCCCACCTCTTAGTAGTAATACTACTGTTCTCATTTACGTACAAGATCAGAACGACAACGCGCCTCAGGTTCTGTACCCTGTCCAGACTAGCAGCTCTCTGGTGGCTGAAATGGTGCCTCGTTCAGCAGATGTGGGCTATCTTGTTACTAAAGTGGTGGCTGTTGATGTGGACTCTGGACAGAATGCCTGGCTCTCGTACAAACTGCAGAAAGCGACAGACAGGGCGCTGTTTGAAGTGGGATTACAGAATGGAGAAATAAGAACTATACGACAAGTCAATGATAAAGATGTCGTGAAACAAAGGCTCACTGTTGTAGTGGAGGACAACGGGCAGCCCGCGCGTTCAGCTACAGTCAATGTTAACGTGGCGGTGGCGGACAGTTTCCCTGAAGTGCTCTCGGAGTTCACTGATTTTACGCATGAGAAGGAGTACAATGACAATCTGACTTTTTACTTAGTCCTGGCTTTGGCTGTAgtgtcatttttgtttattaCATGTTTGGTGGTTATTATATCAGTGAAAATATACAGATGGAGACAGTCTCGCATCCTCTATCATTCCAACCTCCCGGTTATTCCGTATTATCCACCGCGTTACGCAGACACTTTGGGGACAGGAACTCTACAGCACGTGTACAATTACGAGGTGTGCAGGACGACTGACTCCAGAAAGAGTGACTGTCAGTTCGCCAGACCCTGTAGTCAGAACGTACTGATAATGGACCCCAGTTCTACAGGGACGATGCAGCGGATGCAGAACGAAAAGAACATCCTGGATGAACCAGGCTCTCCATTAGAG GCCTACTTCATGCGTAAATATGGTTACCCTACATAG